The following are from one region of the Capsicum annuum cultivar UCD-10X-F1 chromosome 1, UCD10Xv1.1, whole genome shotgun sequence genome:
- the LOC107856992 gene encoding pectinesterase inhibitor 6: MIWKFVLVLACLTTLICSTMCSSKGGESYVHDACSVTRYQDLCLHSLASFSSTAKDNPSRWARAGVSVTISQAKNVAQSLLKLRKHNFLKGRGRVAILDCVECLQDALDNLHNSLGVLRKLGTQTFNDQMGDVTTWLSTALTDEDTCLDGLEDKKRKQVKLLLNQVTNVSYMTSNALALVNKLATTGPQCLENS, translated from the coding sequence ATGATTTGGAAATTTGTGCTAGTCCTAGCATGTCTAACTACACTAATTTGTTCTACAATGTGTTCGAGTaagggaggagaaagttatgTTCACGATGCATGTAGTGTGACTCGATATCAGGACCTCTGCCTCCATTCATTAGCATCATTCTCGAGCACGGCCAAGGATAACCCCAGCAGGTGGGCTCGGGCCGGGGTCTCGGTGACGATAAGCCAAGCCAAGAATGTCGCTCAATCCTTGTTGAAATTGAGGAAACACAATTTCTTGAAAGGGAGAGGAAGAGTTGCTATTTTAGATTGTGTTGAATGTTTGCAAGATGCACTTGACAATTTACATAACTCACTAGGTGTGCTTAGAAAACTTGGCACCCAAACTTTTAATGACCAAATGGGAGATGTGACCACTTGGCTAAGTACTGCTCTCACTGATGAAGACACTTGCTTAGATGGACTTGAAGACAAAAAGAGAAAACAGGTTAAGTTACTCTTAAACCAAGTCACAAATGTGAGTTACATGACTAGTAATGCACTTGCTTTAGTCAACAAACTTGCAACAACTGGACCACAGTGCTTAGAAAATTCATAG